The following proteins are co-located in the Polystyrenella longa genome:
- a CDS encoding glycosyltransferase, whose product MSPPVLDIGVIYTDDDEHMQNLLFSLRASLPAFPIRLLLIENASRQGVERYRELIEPTEVLVNKERRTYAENLNLILAASNAEFVLLLNTDIQFDNQNRCLDRMITFMRQQTDCGVAGCRVYLPGGEYGYPARRLQTPLTFLTRRMGMDCFFPGEKDRYLYTDQNRHGSFACEWLSGCFMLIRREAYIEVGGFDEQFQKYYEDVDYAVRMHRQNWKVMFHGEALCYHNEQRASRNLLSRDAWLHARSWIRWHRKWGWNPSHLLQAESTD is encoded by the coding sequence ATGAGTCCACCGGTTTTGGATATCGGCGTGATTTACACGGACGATGACGAGCACATGCAAAATCTGCTCTTCTCGCTGCGCGCCAGTCTCCCTGCTTTTCCAATTCGGCTTCTCCTGATCGAAAACGCATCCCGACAGGGAGTGGAACGGTATCGGGAGCTTATTGAACCGACTGAAGTTCTGGTGAACAAAGAGAGAAGAACCTATGCGGAAAATCTCAATCTAATTCTGGCAGCATCCAACGCCGAATTTGTGTTGTTGTTAAACACGGATATTCAGTTTGACAATCAGAATCGCTGTCTCGACCGAATGATAACTTTCATGCGACAGCAAACGGACTGCGGAGTTGCAGGTTGCCGGGTGTATCTTCCCGGAGGCGAATACGGTTATCCAGCGCGCAGATTGCAAACACCGCTCACTTTTCTTACCCGACGAATGGGAATGGATTGCTTCTTTCCTGGTGAAAAAGATCGCTATCTTTATACAGACCAGAATCGACATGGTTCGTTTGCATGTGAATGGCTTTCCGGTTGTTTTATGCTCATTCGACGGGAGGCCTACATTGAAGTTGGCGGCTTTGATGAGCAATTCCAGAAATACTATGAGGATGTCGATTACGCCGTTCGCATGCATCGACAGAACTGGAAGGTAATGTTTCACGGCGAAGCACTCTGTTATCACAACGAACAGCGAGCCAGCCGGAATCTGTTGTCACGCGACGCCTGGCTTCACGC